From BD1-7 clade bacterium, one genomic window encodes:
- the sfsA gene encoding Sugar fermentation stimulation protein A, whose product MQFPTSLNKAQLLKRYKRFLADVETTDGEQFTLHCPNTGAMTGCAEPGFDVWYSLSDNPKRKYPGTWEVAISDAGHAIVVNTQRANQVVQEALTESLIAELAQYPNTRAEVKYGEQNSRIDFLLSGPELPDCYVEVKSVTLLDSGMGYFPDAVSVRGQKHLDELMHCVAEGHRAVLLFCVMHSGINAVAPAAHIDARYAEKLHAAVAAGVEVLAYGCRIDEAGVTIDRPLTLELDHRKSS is encoded by the coding sequence ATGCAATTTCCCACCTCCTTAAACAAAGCCCAGTTGTTAAAACGCTACAAACGTTTTTTGGCTGATGTTGAAACTACCGACGGTGAACAATTCACGTTGCATTGCCCCAACACGGGGGCGATGACTGGTTGTGCGGAACCTGGCTTCGATGTGTGGTACTCGTTGTCGGATAACCCCAAACGCAAATACCCGGGAACGTGGGAAGTGGCCATTAGCGATGCAGGGCACGCCATCGTTGTAAATACCCAGCGCGCGAATCAAGTGGTGCAGGAAGCACTGACGGAATCGTTGATTGCAGAACTGGCGCAATACCCGAATACGCGTGCAGAAGTGAAATACGGGGAACAAAACAGCCGCATTGATTTTCTGCTGAGCGGCCCCGAGCTGCCTGATTGTTATGTCGAAGTGAAATCCGTCACTCTGCTGGATAGCGGCATGGGGTATTTTCCGGACGCCGTCAGCGTACGTGGGCAAAAACATTTAGATGAGCTCATGCATTGTGTGGCCGAAGGCCATCGGGCCGTTTTGCTGTTTTGTGTGATGCACAGCGGCATTAACGCCGTAGCACCTGCTGCGCACATCGATGCTCGTTATGCTGAAAAACTCCATGCCGCAGTGGCTGCAGGGGTGGAAGTCTTGGCTTATGGTTGCCGTATTGACGAGGCGGGAGTGACAATTGATCGACCGTTAACACTTGAGCTTGATCACCGGAAGTCATCTTAG
- a CDS encoding Uncharacterised protein (UPF0045 protein Rv1898) has translation MLVIVDFCLVPLGVGVSLSPYIARCQTIFENAGLAYTMHAYGTNIEGEWQAVFAAIEECHRMIHEMGAPRITSTIKLGTRSDKTQHMQDKINSVERILSHDD, from the coding sequence ATGCTGGTGATCGTCGATTTTTGTCTGGTTCCGCTTGGCGTCGGTGTCTCGTTATCGCCGTATATTGCCCGTTGCCAGACGATTTTTGAAAATGCCGGCTTGGCTTACACAATGCATGCCTACGGCACAAACATCGAAGGGGAATGGCAGGCCGTATTTGCAGCCATTGAAGAGTGCCACCGCATGATTCACGAGATGGGCGCGCCGCGAATTACGTCAACCATCAAACTCGGCACGCGCAGTGATAAAACCCAACATATGCAGGATAAAATCAACAGTGTGGAGCGCATTCTGAGCCATGACGACTAA
- the bicA gene encoding Bicarbonate transporter BicA, whose product MIDLQGVGRAGIKNDVLSGLTVALALVPEAVAFAFVAGVEPLVGLYAAFMVGLITSCIGGRPGMISGATGALAVVMVALVADHGVEYLFAAVVLMGIMQVLAGVLRLGKFIRMVPHPVMLGFVNGLAIVIFLAQLGQFGIEGGTGWLQGTSFEGSIVDVAWMQGSQLYVMLGLVALTMGIIHYLPKLTTAIPSSLVAIVFVSLLVVGLNIDTRTVGDVASIAGGFPSFHIPTVPLNFETLQIIFPYSLVLAAIGLIESLLTLRLIDEVTETRGRGNKECVGQGVANVVTGFFGGMGGCAMIGQSMINVNSGGRGRLSGITAALSLLAFILFASSLIEQIPVAALVGVMFIVVIGTFEWSSFRIMNKVPRMDALVIILVSGVTVATDLAFAVVVGVIVSALAFAWEHAKHISVIRREGRENSTYYEVHGPLFFASTSEFVEQFTPADDLDDVVIDFAHSRVADHSGITVIDGLAERYQQAGKTLHLIHLSGDCKRLLSKAGDLVEANVVEDPKYFVADDAIA is encoded by the coding sequence ATGATCGATCTTCAGGGTGTCGGCCGAGCCGGTATCAAAAACGACGTATTATCCGGGTTAACCGTGGCTTTGGCCTTGGTGCCTGAAGCTGTGGCATTTGCCTTTGTTGCAGGCGTTGAGCCACTGGTGGGTTTGTATGCGGCGTTTATGGTGGGGTTGATCACTTCCTGCATTGGTGGGCGCCCAGGCATGATCTCCGGTGCTACCGGCGCCTTGGCCGTCGTGATGGTCGCGCTGGTCGCGGATCACGGTGTTGAATATCTATTTGCAGCTGTTGTGCTGATGGGCATTATGCAGGTGCTGGCGGGTGTGTTGCGTCTGGGTAAGTTTATTCGGATGGTGCCGCACCCGGTCATGCTGGGTTTTGTAAACGGCCTGGCGATTGTTATTTTCCTCGCGCAGCTCGGGCAGTTTGGTATTGAAGGCGGCACGGGTTGGCTACAGGGTACCTCGTTTGAAGGTTCTATTGTTGACGTTGCCTGGATGCAAGGTAGTCAGCTGTATGTGATGCTGGGGCTGGTTGCTTTAACCATGGGTATTATTCACTACCTGCCAAAACTGACCACGGCGATACCGTCTTCATTGGTCGCGATCGTGTTTGTCAGCTTGCTGGTTGTTGGTTTAAACATCGACACACGTACAGTGGGTGATGTGGCTTCTATCGCCGGTGGTTTCCCGAGTTTCCATATTCCTACCGTACCGTTGAATTTTGAAACCCTGCAAATTATCTTCCCATACTCGCTAGTTTTAGCGGCCATTGGTTTGATTGAATCTTTGTTGACGCTGCGTTTGATTGACGAAGTGACTGAAACACGTGGTCGTGGCAATAAAGAATGTGTGGGCCAGGGCGTTGCTAACGTTGTAACAGGCTTCTTTGGCGGCATGGGTGGCTGTGCGATGATTGGCCAAAGCATGATCAATGTGAACTCCGGCGGCCGTGGCCGTTTATCAGGTATTACCGCAGCATTGAGCTTGTTGGCGTTTATTCTGTTTGCCTCCTCATTGATCGAACAGATTCCGGTTGCTGCTCTGGTTGGCGTCATGTTTATCGTGGTTATCGGTACGTTTGAGTGGTCCAGCTTCCGCATTATGAACAAGGTGCCGCGTATGGATGCCTTGGTGATCATTCTGGTTTCTGGTGTTACTGTGGCAACCGACTTGGCCTTTGCGGTTGTTGTTGGTGTGATCGTGTCAGCGTTGGCGTTTGCATGGGAACATGCCAAACACATCTCGGTTATTCGTCGTGAAGGGCGTGAAAATTCGACGTATTATGAAGTGCATGGCCCACTGTTTTTTGCCTCAACCTCGGAGTTTGTCGAGCAATTTACACCGGCAGATGACTTAGATGATGTGGTGATTGATTTTGCTCATTCACGTGTTGCTGATCATTCCGGTATTACTGTGATTGATGGCTTAGCAGAGCGTTATCAGCAAGCGGGTAAAACCTTGCATTTGATTCACTTGAGTGGTGATTGTAAGCGTTTATTGTCTAAAGCCGGCGACTTGGTAGAAGCTAATGTCGTTGAAGATCCGAAGTATTTTGTCGCGGATGATGCTATTGCTTAA
- a CDS encoding putative protein gives MTRVNILRSLLVLTCVWLAGCTQVMFYPSDKTFYKPEEKGYFYDDLTLFAFDGTELDAWLFPARTAERKGVVAYFHGNSNNLSYHVIQAGWLTDEGYDVFMIDYRGFGHSEGEVDLANSLKDIRTSLRWLYAQYPDTPHFVYGQSLGAAMSGFVVATTPDVKAATQAVVLDSGFSTYPLIVQQVMSRNWLTWPVQLPASWLLPIKFNPVDVIADIAPVPLLIVHGHDDKLVEYSHAETLFAAAQAPKSLLSFAGGHNQAWLDEDNRQELLYFLANGKLKPEGDRAVNVTSDAVSQGH, from the coding sequence ATGACCCGAGTGAATATACTGCGATCCTTGTTGGTGCTTACCTGCGTATGGTTAGCCGGTTGTACCCAGGTGATGTTTTATCCATCGGATAAAACCTTCTACAAGCCCGAAGAAAAGGGCTACTTCTATGACGATCTGACGTTATTTGCGTTTGATGGTACCGAACTCGATGCCTGGTTGTTCCCAGCACGCACGGCCGAACGTAAAGGTGTCGTTGCGTATTTTCATGGCAATTCCAATAACCTTTCATACCACGTGATTCAAGCCGGATGGCTGACGGATGAAGGTTATGACGTGTTTATGATCGATTATCGCGGTTTTGGGCATTCCGAAGGCGAGGTGGATCTGGCAAATTCGCTCAAAGATATTCGTACTAGCTTGCGTTGGTTGTACGCACAATATCCTGATACTCCGCACTTTGTTTATGGCCAGAGTTTGGGCGCGGCGATGTCAGGGTTTGTGGTTGCCACTACGCCCGATGTAAAAGCGGCAACACAAGCGGTGGTTTTGGATTCTGGGTTTAGTACTTACCCGTTGATTGTGCAGCAAGTGATGTCGCGCAATTGGTTGACCTGGCCGGTGCAACTGCCGGCCAGTTGGTTGTTGCCGATCAAATTCAACCCTGTCGATGTGATCGCCGACATCGCCCCGGTACCCCTGCTGATTGTGCACGGCCATGACGATAAACTGGTGGAATACTCCCATGCAGAGACCTTGTTTGCAGCAGCCCAAGCGCCGAAATCGCTATTGAGCTTTGCTGGTGGCCACAATCAAGCATGGCTGGATGAAGATAATCGTCAGGAGCTGCTGTACTTTTTAGCCAACGGTAAGCTCAAGCCCGAGGGTGATCGTGCCGTTAATGTAACGAGTGATGCCGTTTCGCAAGGCCATTAG